Proteins encoded together in one Hevea brasiliensis isolate MT/VB/25A 57/8 chromosome 16, ASM3005281v1, whole genome shotgun sequence window:
- the LOC110640221 gene encoding dehydration-responsive element-binding protein 1E isoform X2 has protein sequence MQSPSSQQKLNLFTQFYDPYPLRSTSFSADKNEPSSLSDASSSAPSRPAHSDEDVMLATSYPKKRAGRIIFKETRHPIFRGVRKRKKDRWVCELRELNKKSRIWLDSAWRLPMPVSKEAKDIRKAAYQAAEMFRLQEFGGEVTMQNSPPNPGVEDAGEVSSTVQKHDSVTCVDEEAVFDMPGLLEDMAKGLLLSPLHYVGDDSLNWDDSEPADIDVSLWSFSI, from the exons ATGCAATCACCTTCAAGTCAACAGAAACTAAACTTGTTTACCCAATTCTATGATCCCTATCCACTTCGATCAACCTCTTTTTCTGCGGATAAAAATGAACCCTCTTCGCTATCAGACGCCAGTAGCTCCGCCCCCAGCCGCCCTGCTCACTCAGACGAGGATGTGATGCTAGCAACAAGCTATCCCAAGAAGCGAGCTGGGCGCATAATATTCAAGGAGACTCGCCACCCCATTTTCAGAGGTGTCAGGAAGAGGAAAAAAGACAGGTGGGTTTGTGAGCTACGGGAGCTAAATAAAAAGTCGCGTATATGGCTAG ACTCAGCTTGGAGGTTGCCGATGCCCGTTTCCAAGGAGGCCAAGGATATTAGGAAGGCTGCATATCAAGCTGCAGAGATGTTTCGGCTTCAAGAATTTGGTGGTGAAGTAACAATGCAAAATTCACCACCAAATCCTGGAGTGGAGGATGCCGGTGAAGTTTCAAGTACCGTTCAGAAGCACGACAGCGTCACGTGTGTAGATGAAGAAGCTGTATTTGACATGCCGGGGTTGCTTGAAGATATGGCAAAAGGGCTTCTACTTTCGCCACTGCATTACGTGGGGGATGATAGCTTGAACTGGGATGACTCGGAACCTGCTGACATTGATGTTTCTTTATGGAGTTTTTCAATTTGA
- the LOC110640221 gene encoding dehydration-responsive element-binding protein 1E isoform X1, translating into MQSPSSQQKLNLFTQFYDPYPLRSTSFSADKNEPSSLSDASSSAPSRPAHSDEDVMLATSYPKKRAGRIIFKETRHPIFRGVRKRKKDRWVCELRELNKKSRIWLGTYPTPEMAARAHDVAALALRGKSACLNFADSAWRLPMPVSKEAKDIRKAAYQAAEMFRLQEFGGEVTMQNSPPNPGVEDAGEVSSTVQKHDSVTCVDEEAVFDMPGLLEDMAKGLLLSPLHYVGDDSLNWDDSEPADIDVSLWSFSI; encoded by the coding sequence ATGCAATCACCTTCAAGTCAACAGAAACTAAACTTGTTTACCCAATTCTATGATCCCTATCCACTTCGATCAACCTCTTTTTCTGCGGATAAAAATGAACCCTCTTCGCTATCAGACGCCAGTAGCTCCGCCCCCAGCCGCCCTGCTCACTCAGACGAGGATGTGATGCTAGCAACAAGCTATCCCAAGAAGCGAGCTGGGCGCATAATATTCAAGGAGACTCGCCACCCCATTTTCAGAGGTGTCAGGAAGAGGAAAAAAGACAGGTGGGTTTGTGAGCTACGGGAGCTAAATAAAAAGTCGCGTATATGGCTAGGTACGTATCCTACTCCTGAAATGGCTGCCAGAGCTCATGACGTTGCAGCATTGGCGCTTAGAGGAAAATCTGCTTGCCTTAACTTTGCAGACTCAGCTTGGAGGTTGCCGATGCCCGTTTCCAAGGAGGCCAAGGATATTAGGAAGGCTGCATATCAAGCTGCAGAGATGTTTCGGCTTCAAGAATTTGGTGGTGAAGTAACAATGCAAAATTCACCACCAAATCCTGGAGTGGAGGATGCCGGTGAAGTTTCAAGTACCGTTCAGAAGCACGACAGCGTCACGTGTGTAGATGAAGAAGCTGTATTTGACATGCCGGGGTTGCTTGAAGATATGGCAAAAGGGCTTCTACTTTCGCCACTGCATTACGTGGGGGATGATAGCTTGAACTGGGATGACTCGGAACCTGCTGACATTGATGTTTCTTTATGGAGTTTTTCAATTTGA
- the LOC110640219 gene encoding ethylene-responsive transcription factor ERF027, with protein sequence MLPCVLTYLNLSQHLLLVLGLFLSQPYSVPLPLLYMADPNMPFYVPQINSAQPPLPSPFDPSSLPTPQPLDPLLSHSIPTTPCETPSPKPQPSNPNTVAMATTSAASKRHPVYRGIRSRSGKWVSEIREPRKTTRIWLGTYPTPEMAAAAYDVAALALKGGDAVLNFPGSVGSYPVPASSSSTDIRNAAAAAAAFKKAEMNQALAQLPRDDDTLNANFTAGEQFVDEEALFGMPNLLVDMAEGMLLSPPRITSSDDSPGTSDGESLWSYF encoded by the coding sequence ATGTTGCCTTGTGTCCTTACCTACCTTAATCTTTCTCAACATCTTCTTTTAGTCTTGGGTCTTTTTCTTTCACAACCCTACTCAGTACCTCTCCCCCTATTATATATGGCTGACCCAAACATGCCCTTCTATGTGCCCCAAATAAACTCAGCTCAGCCACCATTACCATCACCTTTTGACCCTAGTTCTCTCCCTACACCGCAACCACTTGACCCTTTACTGTCACACTCTATCCCTACAACCCCATGTGAAACCCCTTCCCCAAAACCTCAACCCTCCAACCCTAACACCGTGGCCATGGCCACCACTTCTGCTGCATCCAAAAGGCACCCCGTATATCGGGGAATACGCAGCCGGAGCGGCAAATGGGTGTCTGAAATCCGGGAGCCTCGCAAAACCACTCGTATTTGGCTTGGCACCTACCCAACCCCAGAGATGGCAGCTGCTGCCTACGATGTTGCGGCTTTAGCCCTAAAAGGTGGAGATGCTGTTTTAAATTTCCCTGGTTCTGTTGGGTCCTATCCTGTTCCTGCTTCATCATCTTCCACTGATATACGTAATGCAGCAGCTGCTGCTGCTGCATTTAAAAAGGCTGAAATGAATCAAGCATTAGCCCAGCTGCCTAGAGATGATGATACCCTTAATGCCAATTTCACAGCAGGTGAACAATTTGTTGATGAGGAAGCACTGTTTGGTATGCCAAATTTGCTGGTAGACATGGCTGAAGGAATGCTGCTTTCGCCGCCAAGAATAACCTCTTCCGATGATTCTCCGGGAACTTCCGATGGAGAGAGTCTGTGGagctatttttaa
- the LOC131174803 gene encoding uncharacterized protein LOC131174803 has translation MKMVINLRYCLSASIISMANVLIRGFTLGPLVLFAELPSWTAQLLRLPQTKTSNKLALGFSSRQAQLLSFYNSRSNCLMVDHTCTEANNKEGASFLIGFLKQWKENKDKPFGPQQSSRICLQLHLCAHHSSIYLTTSCVLLHMVLVDSLVS, from the exons ATGAAAATGGTGATAAACTTAAGGTATTGCCTCAGTGCCTCCATTATTTCAATGGCGAATGTGTTGATACGTGGCTTCACTCTTGGGCCGCTTGTCCTCTTTGCAGAGCTTCCCTCCTGGACAGCTCAGCTGCTGCGCCTACCTCAGACTAAAACTAGCAACAAACTGGCTCTTGGGTTCTCATCAA GACAAGCGCAGCTTCTTTCTTTCTATAACAGCAGGAGCAATTGTTTGATGGTTGATCACACATGCACAGAAGCCAATAATAAGGAAGGAGCAAGCTTCTTGATTGGGTTCTTGAAACAATGGAAGGAGAACAAAGATAAGCCTTTTGGCCCCCAGCAGTCTTCTCGGATATGTCTCCAGCTGCATCTCTGTGCCCATCACTCGAGTATCTACCTGACTACCTCCTGCGTGCTACTACATATGGTATTAGTGGATTCTTTGGTTTCTTGA